Part of the Kitasatospora sp. NBC_01266 genome, GGCCACCAGCACCACGCCGAACGCGGCGAGCCGCTTGCTCGGCGCCTTCGCCGTGACCCGGCCGCCGAGTGCGGCGACCACGTCCTGGCGGGCCGCCTGGACGGCGGGCAGCACGGCGGCGAGCAGCGCGGTGACCACACCGACCGCGGCCACCGCGAGCAGGTCGAGGGGGTGCACGCTGAAGTGTCCGAACCGGCTGCCGGCCGTGGACTCGAGCCACGGGCGGAGCACCGCGACCAGGCCGGTGCCGAGCAGCACGCCGCCCAGCGCACCGGCCAGGCCGAGCACCACGCCGCCGCTCAGCACCACCGCGCGCACCTGGGCCCGGTCACCGCCGCCGGCGGCCAGCAGCGCGAGCTGACGGCGCGAGCGGCGGGCGCCGACCGCGAAGGCGGGGCCCGCGAGCAGCACGACCTCCAGCAGTGCCAGGCCGGCGACGGTGCCCGCGATCATCTCGCTGGTGCGGTGGGTGTTGAGGTCCAGCACGATCTTCTGGGTGCGGTAGTAGGGGACGGCCGAGCGGGCCGGCGGGTCGAGGGCGACGGAGCGCGCGGTGAGGGTGTAGCCGTAGCGGTTGAACTCCTGGACCTTGGCCCAGTCCAGCTGCGCCCCGGCGGGCAGCCGCACCAGCCAGCTCGGCGGGCTGACGGCGGCAGCGTCGGCACCGGTGCCGGCACCGGCACCCGCACCGGCGGCTCCAGAGGCCGGCTGCGGCTTGGCGTCCTGCACGGCGGTCAGCGGTGCGATCAGTTCACCGGGTCGGCCGATCAGCGCCACCGTCGACAGGTCGCCCGGGTACTCGGCGACCGCGGTCAGCTTGTACGGGTGGCTCTCCAGACCCTTGACCGTGGTGCTGTCCCCGAGGGACAGGCCGGACTGGTCCAGGAACGCCTGGGTCACGGCCGCCTCGTACGAGGCCTGCGGGGCACGGCCCTTGACCACGTTGAGCTTTCCCCGCCAGAGCGGGTCGCCCAGGTCGGCCTCGGCGGTCGAGGTGAGCAGCAGGCCGGCCTTGGAACTCGTGCTCGCCGTCGGGCCCGGGCGGGCGGAGGCCAGCGTGCTGCCCGCCGGCAGCAGGCTGCTGACCAGCGTGCTCGGGTCGGTGCCGGCGCCCTTGAGCTGCTCGGTGGTGGGCTGCTGCCCCGGCTTGCCGGGCAGCACGGTGCTGCCGTCGTCGGCGTTCGGCGCCTGCGCCACCGCGCTCCCCGGCGACAGGGCGCTGACCAGGGCGTCCGCGCTGCCCAGCGAGCGTTCGATCCGCTCCTGGGGGGTGAGCTGGGCGCTGCGGTAGGCCACGTCCGCGCCGGCCACGCCGAGCACGGGCAGCGCGATCATGCCGATGATCAGGGCGCTGCGGCCCTTGGCCCGCAGGGCGTCGCGGCGGGCGATGCGCAGGGCCACCCGCCAGGAGGTGAGCTTCACTGTTCCGCTCCCATCCGGTCGGCGACGTCGGCCGCGATGGCCGCCAGCGCTTCGGCGCTCTGCTGTCCGGTCTCGTCGACCAGTCGGCCGTCGCGCAGGAAGACCACGCGGTCGGCCCAGGCGGCGTGGCGGGCCTCGTGGGTGACCATCATGACGGCCGCGCCCGCCTCGCAGCGGGTGCGCAGCACGGCCAGCACGGCCTCGCCGGTGGTGGAGTCGAGGGCGCCGGTGGGTTCGTCGGCCAGCACCAGGCGGCGCTCGCCGATCAGCGCCCTGGCGATCGCCACCCGCTGCTGCTGGCCGCCGGACATGTCGTCGGGGAAGCGGTCGGCCAGCTCGCTGATGCCCACCTCGTCCAGGGCGGCCAGCGCCTCGCGGCGGGCCTCCCGGGTCGGGATCCCGTCCAGCTCCCGTGGCAGCATGATGTTCTCGGCCGCGGTCAGGGCCGGGATCAGGTTGTAGTCCTGGAACACGTAGCCGATCGAGCGTCGGCGCACCGCGGCCAGCCGCTTGCGGGACAGCTCGCCCAGCGAGCGCCCTTCCACCAGCACTCGCCCGCCGCTGGGGTTGTCCAGCCCGCCGGCCAGCGTCAGCAGCGTGGACTTGCCGGATCCCGACGGGCCCATCACCGCCACGAACTCCCCGGGGAGGACCCGCAGATCCACCTCGGACAGCGCGTGCACCTCGGCGGCGCCCTGCCCGTGCACCCGGCTGGTCCGGTCGAGTTGCAGCACGGCCTCGGCCGGGGTACCGGCCGGGTCCATCAATGTCAAGGTCGGTGACACCAGTTCCCCCTCGATGCGGGTGCGACGCCGCTTCAGGCGTCTGCATACCTGGTATGTATACCCGGTATGCAGGCCTGGCTACAAGCGGGCCCCGCGTCGACGGTGGCTGGAGTTGTCCGGTTCGAGGCGGCGAAGGTGCAGGTCAGCGGCTCGCCATGGTCAGGGCCGCGGCGCCGATCAGCCCGGCGTCGGAGCCCAGCGCGGTGCGGCGGACGTCGATCGGGCGGGCGAAGGGCAGTGCGGCATAGGTCTCCAGATGGTGGCGCAGGGGAGTGAGGAGCAGGTCGCCGGCCTGGGCCACGCCGCCGCCGATCACCGCCAGCCGCAGATCGAGCAGGGTGGCGGTGGCGGCGATGCCGGCGGCCAGGGCCTGGGCCGCACGGTCGAAGGCGGCCAGCGCGAGCGGATCACCCCGGCGGGCGTCGGCGGCCACCGCCGCGGCGCCGGCCTCGGTGCCCGCCGCCCGCTGGGCGGGGCGCCAGCCCGAGCGCAGCGCGTGGCGGGCGATCGCCGTGCCGCTGGCCAGGGTCTCCAGGCAGCCGCGCGAGCCGCACGGGCAGGGCTCGCCGTCCAAGTCGACGCTGAGGTGGCCCAGATGACCCGCGTTTCCGCTGGGGCCGGGCCGGACGGTGCCGTTCAGCACCAGCCCGGCCCCGACCCCGGTGGAGACCACCAGGCAGAGCGCGTCCGCGGCGCCCCGGGCGGCCCCGCACCAGTGCTCGCCCGCCGCCATCGCGACGCCGTCACCGGCCAGCACCACCGGTCGGTCCTCGACCAGCGCGCGCACCCGGTCGAGCAGCGGGAAGTCGCGCCAGCCCGGGATGTTGACCGGACTGACGCTGCCGCGCGCCAGGTCCACCGGTCCCGCGCAGCCGATCCCCACCGCCCGCACCCGCTTCCAGAGCGGGTCGGCGGCCAGCGCCGCGATCACCTGACTGATCGTCAGCAGCACCCACTCACCGGACTCCCGGGCGGGGGTGAGGCGCTGCACCCGGTGCAGCAGGGTGCCGCCGGGGCCGACCAGGGCGCCGGCGATCTTCGTGCCGCCGATGTCGAGGGCGGCGAGCAACTCGGTCATGGCTCAGCCACGGGCCAGTCGAAGGGTGACCAGCTGGAATGGGCGAAGCCGCAACTCCACCGCCCCATCGAGCAGTTCGTACGCCTGCTCGGCCAGTGGGCGCTCCAGCAGGTCGCAGTCGAGCACCCCGGCGCAGCGGAAGGAGGTGCGCAGGGTGGCCGTGGCCCGGCCGCCGTGCGCCTCGTAGAGCCGCACCACCACGTCGCCGCTCTCGTCGTCGGCCAGCTTCACGGCGCTGACCACCACCGCGTCGCTGTCCACGCCGACCAGCGGGGCGACCTCGGCGTCGCCCGGCACCCGCCGCTCGGGCAGGTTGATGCGGTAGCCCTCCCGCACCGCGTCGCCCACCGTCGCGCCCGGCACCAGCGCGTGCCGGAACCGGTGCACGCCCTGGTCGGTGTGCGGGTCGGGGAAGCGCGGAGCGCGCAGCAGCGAGACCCGCACCGTGGTGGTGGTGCCGTGGTCGGCCGCGCGCACGGTGCGGGTGACGTCGTGGCCGTAGGTGGAGGCGGTGACCAGGGCCACGCCCCAGTCGGGCTCGGCGAAGTGCGTGAAGCGGTGGTTGCAGGCCTCGAACTTGGCCGCCTCCCAACTGGTGTTGGTGTGGGTGGCCCGGTACTGGTGGCCGAACTGGGTCTCGGCGGCGTACCGCTCGGTGTGCAGGTCGAGCGGGAAGGCGGCCTTGAGGAACTTCTCGGTCTCGTGCCAGTCCACCTCGGTGTCCAGGTCGAGCCGCTTGGCGCCTGCCGCCAGGGTCAGTGTCTGGGTCACCCGCGAGCTGCCGAACGAGCGGGTCACCCGCACCGCCACCGCCTGCGGCTTGTCGGCGGCGATCGCCAGCTCGTCCAGGTCGGTGAGGTCGGTGACGGTGTTGCGGTAGAACTGGTCGACGTCCCAGGCGTCCCACATGTTCGGGAAGTCCGGGTGCAGTTGCAGCAGGTTGGCGGCGGCGCCGGGGGCGACGGTCTCGCGTCGCGCGGCCAGGTCGTAGGCCGAGACGACCAGCCCGCGCCCGTCCACCTCGATCCGCAGCAGGCCGTTCGCCAGCACGAAGCCGCCGCCGGGCCGCGCGTGCAGCGAGCAGTCGCCCGCCGGCTCGGCGGCCATCCGGGCGCCGCCGGCCGCGATGCCCGAGCGCTCGTGCGGCGTGGCGTTGAAGACCACCTCGCGGCCCGACGATCCGTCACCGGCCAGCGCCCGCTGGGCTGTTCCGATGATGCCGGTCAGCTCCTCGGTCACCGCGGCGTAGGTCTGCTCGGCCTCCCGGTGCACCCAGGCGATCGAGGAGCCGGGCAGGATGTCATGGAACTGGTGCAGCAGCACGGTCTTCCAGATCCGGTCCAACTCCTGGTAGGGGTAGGCGGTTCCGCACTGCACGGCAGCGGTGGCGGCCCACAGTTCGGCCTCCCGCAGCAGGTTCTCGCTGGCCCGGTTGCCCTGCTTGGTCTTCGCCTGGCTGGTCAGCGTGGCGCGGTGCAGCTCCAGGTAGAGCTCGCCGACCCAGACCGGCGGATCCGGGTACTCGGCCTGCGCCTTGGCGAAGAACTCGGCCGGCTTCTCCCACTGGACGGTGGCCGAGCCCTCCAGGTTGCGCAGCCGGGCCGCCTTGGCGATCATCTCCCGGGTGGTGCCGCCCCCGCCGTCACCCCAGCCGGTCGGCGCCAGCGAGTGGGTGGCCCGGCCCTTGTCCTTGAAGTTCCGCGCCGCGTGGGCGATCTCGCTGCCCTTCATCGAGCAGTTGTAGGTGTCGATCGGCGGGAAGTGGGTGTAGATCCGGGTCCCGTCGATGCCCTCCCACCAGAAGGTGTGGTGCGGGAAGGAGTTGACCTGGCTCCAGGAGATCTTCTGGGTCAGCAGCCACTTGGACCCGGCCGCCTTGATGATCTGCGGCAGCCCGCCGGTGAAGCCGAAGGTGTCGGGGAGCCAGGCCTCCTGGTTCTCGAGGCCGAACTCCTGGAGGAAGAACCGCTTGCCGTGCACGAACTGCCGGGCCATCGCCTCCGAGCCCGGCATGTTGGTGTCCGACTCCACCCACATCCCGCCGGCCGGCACGAACCGCCCCTCGGCCACCGCCTGCTTGACCTTCGCGTACACCTCCGGCCGGTGCTCCTTGATCCAGGCGTACTGCTGGGCCTGCGACATGGTGTAGACGAAGTCCGGCTCGTCCGCCAGCAGCGCGGTCATGTTGGCGGTGGTCCGCGCCACCTTGCGGACCGTCTCGCGCAGCGGCCAGAGCCAGGCCGAGTCGATGTGCGCGTGGCCGACCGCGCTGATCCGGTGCGCGGAGGGCGCGGCGGGGGTGGCCAGCACCGCCGCCAGCTCGGCCCGCGCGGCGGTGGCGGTGCCGTTCACGTCCTGCAGGTCGAGCGCGTCCAGCGCGCGTTCGACGGCCCGCAGCAGCTCCCAGCGCCGGGCGCCGTCCACCGGCAGCTCGGCCATCAGCTCGCCCAGCACCTCCAGATCGAGCACCAACTGCCAGACGGTCTCGTCGAGGACCGCCAGGTCCAGCCGGGCCAGCCGGTACTGCGGCTCGCTGCCCGCCGTCGCCTTCTCGCCCAACCCGGTGGGCAGGAAGGGATGGTAGTCCAGGATCACCGGGTTGGCCGCCGCCTCGACGTGCAGCAGCACCTGCTCGCCGCCGGCCGCGGGGGAGGCGATCCGCACCCACTGGTTGTTCGGGTTGATCCCCTTCACCGGTGTGCCGTCC contains:
- a CDS encoding FtsX-like permease family protein encodes the protein MKLTSWRVALRIARRDALRAKGRSALIIGMIALPVLGVAGADVAYRSAQLTPQERIERSLGSADALVSALSPGSAVAQAPNADDGSTVLPGKPGQQPTTEQLKGAGTDPSTLVSSLLPAGSTLASARPGPTASTSSKAGLLLTSTAEADLGDPLWRGKLNVVKGRAPQASYEAAVTQAFLDQSGLSLGDSTTVKGLESHPYKLTAVAEYPGDLSTVALIGRPGELIAPLTAVQDAKPQPASGAAGAGAGAGTGADAAAVSPPSWLVRLPAGAQLDWAKVQEFNRYGYTLTARSVALDPPARSAVPYYRTQKIVLDLNTHRTSEMIAGTVAGLALLEVVLLAGPAFAVGARRSRRQLALLAAGGGDRAQVRAVVLSGGVVLGLAGALGGVLLGTGLVAVLRPWLESTAGSRFGHFSVHPLDLLAVAAVGVVTALLAAVLPAVQAARQDVVAALGGRVTAKAPSKRLAAFGVVLVAAGTAVALLGASGSGGQPGMPVAGGYDAQTLAILGGSVAAELGVLACTPLLVGLLGRLARLLPLAPRLTLRDAARQRSRTAPAIAAVMAAVAGAVAITVYTASSDAEARSEYRAAAPTGAVTLTVIPTSPLPQLQDAITQELPGLGARADVYQLEYHFCADCSSTVNFVQTYGYGRSAPVLAGDPTVLHNLFGLHDPAAEAALAAGQAVVFDPDYVKDGKATFHAQGAGGGGGAPAQPGQEAEAGDKDVSVPALLISNPVAARYGIGLVSPATAQHLGLGTQLGSSVWLPAAPPSAKLQQRAAAAVNRLDSFAELDIERGYQSTSDLTTLALSGFAALVVLGAAGIATGLAAADSRPDQVTLAAVGAPPRIRRVLSGLQCGTIALLGAALGTLCGYVPAVALRKAHEMALHIPHQPIITPWSQLLLILLVLPLLAALVASATTRSRLPLARRAS
- a CDS encoding ABC transporter ATP-binding protein, with the protein product MDPAGTPAEAVLQLDRTSRVHGQGAAEVHALSEVDLRVLPGEFVAVMGPSGSGKSTLLTLAGGLDNPSGGRVLVEGRSLGELSRKRLAAVRRRSIGYVFQDYNLIPALTAAENIMLPRELDGIPTREARREALAALDEVGISELADRFPDDMSGGQQQRVAIARALIGERRLVLADEPTGALDSTTGEAVLAVLRTRCEAGAAVMMVTHEARHAAWADRVVFLRDGRLVDETGQQSAEALAAIAADVADRMGAEQ
- a CDS encoding ROK family protein; translation: MTELLAALDIGGTKIAGALVGPGGTLLHRVQRLTPARESGEWVLLTISQVIAALAADPLWKRVRAVGIGCAGPVDLARGSVSPVNIPGWRDFPLLDRVRALVEDRPVVLAGDGVAMAAGEHWCGAARGAADALCLVVSTGVGAGLVLNGTVRPGPSGNAGHLGHLSVDLDGEPCPCGSRGCLETLASGTAIARHALRSGWRPAQRAAGTEAGAAAVAADARRGDPLALAAFDRAAQALAAGIAATATLLDLRLAVIGGGVAQAGDLLLTPLRHHLETYAALPFARPIDVRRTALGSDAGLIGAAALTMASR
- a CDS encoding alpha-mannosidase, producing MHDDRSLVESRLKRVLDERIRPAVYPESVPLTAGIWTAPDEPVPVAEGLAAPRTPIAAGSPWGAPWSTSWLTVEGTVPEAWAGRTVEAIIDLGFDKNMPGFQCEGLVYRPDGTPVKGINPNNQWVRIASPAAGGEQVLLHVEAAANPVILDYHPFLPTGLGEKATAGSEPQYRLARLDLAVLDETVWQLVLDLEVLGELMAELPVDGARRWELLRAVERALDALDLQDVNGTATAARAELAAVLATPAAPSAHRISAVGHAHIDSAWLWPLRETVRKVARTTANMTALLADEPDFVYTMSQAQQYAWIKEHRPEVYAKVKQAVAEGRFVPAGGMWVESDTNMPGSEAMARQFVHGKRFFLQEFGLENQEAWLPDTFGFTGGLPQIIKAAGSKWLLTQKISWSQVNSFPHHTFWWEGIDGTRIYTHFPPIDTYNCSMKGSEIAHAARNFKDKGRATHSLAPTGWGDGGGGTTREMIAKAARLRNLEGSATVQWEKPAEFFAKAQAEYPDPPVWVGELYLELHRATLTSQAKTKQGNRASENLLREAELWAATAAVQCGTAYPYQELDRIWKTVLLHQFHDILPGSSIAWVHREAEQTYAAVTEELTGIIGTAQRALAGDGSSGREVVFNATPHERSGIAAGGARMAAEPAGDCSLHARPGGGFVLANGLLRIEVDGRGLVVSAYDLAARRETVAPGAAANLLQLHPDFPNMWDAWDVDQFYRNTVTDLTDLDELAIAADKPQAVAVRVTRSFGSSRVTQTLTLAAGAKRLDLDTEVDWHETEKFLKAAFPLDLHTERYAAETQFGHQYRATHTNTSWEAAKFEACNHRFTHFAEPDWGVALVTASTYGHDVTRTVRAADHGTTTTVRVSLLRAPRFPDPHTDQGVHRFRHALVPGATVGDAVREGYRINLPERRVPGDAEVAPLVGVDSDAVVVSAVKLADDESGDVVVRLYEAHGGRATATLRTSFRCAGVLDCDLLERPLAEQAYELLDGAVELRLRPFQLVTLRLARG